One Microbacterium trichothecenolyticum DNA window includes the following coding sequences:
- a CDS encoding FecCD family ABC transporter permease, whose product MTGVLLSPSPAALTSVVAGRQRRRRRWALITGILALLVIVAFSLSLMLGQTAYSPGQVWGVLTGQRVSGASFTVGELRLPRAMTGLFTGLCFGMGGVVFQSMLRNALASPDVIGINTGASAAAVIGIVVLGLGETTVSFLAMAAALAAALAIYLLAYRNGGSGARLILVGIGVAAMCQAVVSYVIARAAEYDLPAAMRWITGNLNDATWDRALPVVFAVIVLGPVLLALAGRLEILRMGDETAAAVGLPVERSRLLLIVAAVGLLAFGTAAAGPIAFVSFLAGPIAVRLLGPVGSPILPAGLVGALLVLVADFCAQYAFGTRLPVGVITGVLGAPYLVYLLVRSSRSGGTAL is encoded by the coding sequence ATGACCGGCGTCCTGCTCTCCCCCTCGCCTGCCGCCCTGACCTCCGTCGTGGCCGGGCGACAGCGCCGACGCCGACGATGGGCGCTGATCACCGGCATCCTGGCCCTGCTCGTGATCGTCGCCTTCTCCCTCTCGCTCATGCTCGGCCAGACCGCCTACTCCCCTGGTCAGGTGTGGGGGGTCCTCACCGGCCAGCGCGTGTCCGGAGCCTCGTTCACGGTGGGAGAGCTGCGCCTTCCTCGGGCGATGACCGGACTGTTCACAGGCCTGTGCTTCGGAATGGGAGGCGTGGTCTTCCAGTCGATGCTGCGCAACGCCCTCGCAAGTCCCGACGTCATCGGCATCAACACCGGCGCGAGTGCGGCGGCCGTCATCGGCATCGTCGTCCTCGGACTCGGTGAGACGACGGTGTCGTTCCTCGCCATGGCCGCCGCCCTCGCCGCGGCCCTCGCGATATACCTTCTCGCGTACCGGAACGGCGGCTCGGGGGCCCGGCTCATCCTGGTGGGCATCGGCGTCGCCGCGATGTGCCAAGCCGTGGTGTCGTACGTCATCGCCCGCGCCGCGGAGTACGACCTCCCCGCCGCCATGCGCTGGATCACCGGCAACCTCAACGACGCGACGTGGGATCGCGCCCTCCCTGTCGTCTTCGCGGTGATCGTCCTGGGCCCGGTGCTGCTCGCTCTGGCCGGGCGGCTGGAGATCCTGCGGATGGGCGACGAGACCGCCGCCGCCGTCGGGCTGCCCGTCGAGCGCAGCCGCCTGCTGCTCATCGTCGCGGCCGTGGGGCTGCTCGCCTTCGGCACCGCCGCGGCGGGTCCCATCGCGTTCGTGTCGTTCCTGGCCGGTCCCATCGCCGTGCGCCTGCTCGGCCCCGTCGGCTCCCCCATCCTTCCCGCCGGCCTCGTCGGCGCGCTGCTCGTCCTCGTCGCGGACTTCTGCGCGCAATACGCGTTCGGCACCCGCTTGCCCGTGGGCGTCATCACCGGCGTTCTCGGAGCGCCCTATCTCGTTTACCTGCTCGTCCGCAGCAGCCGATCCGGAGGAACCGCACTATGA
- a CDS encoding ABC transporter ATP-binding protein, whose protein sequence is MTVERSLIAEELTLGYGDRTIVESLDLQIPAGRVTTIVGANACGKSTLLKAMARLLSPSAGQVLLDGKSIHRLPTKQVARILGLLPQSPLAPDGIAVSDLVSRGRHPHQGALSRWTSADDAAVARALEATDTAHLADRSVDELSGGQRQRVWIAMALAQETDVLLLDEPTTFLDISHQIDVLDLLTDLNRDRGTTVAMVLHDLNLAARYADHLVAMAGGRIIAAGDPGEVLTEETVREVFGLDSRVVPDPLTGRPLIIPIGRHHTLVEPERAETRLG, encoded by the coding sequence ATGACCGTCGAGCGCTCACTGATCGCCGAGGAATTGACCCTCGGTTACGGCGATCGCACGATCGTGGAATCCCTCGATCTGCAGATCCCGGCGGGTCGGGTGACGACCATCGTCGGGGCCAACGCCTGCGGCAAGTCCACCCTGCTCAAAGCCATGGCGCGACTGCTCTCTCCGAGCGCGGGACAGGTGCTGCTCGACGGGAAGTCGATCCACCGTCTGCCGACCAAGCAGGTCGCCCGCATCCTCGGCTTGCTGCCGCAGTCGCCGCTGGCGCCCGACGGCATCGCCGTCTCCGACCTGGTGAGCCGGGGACGCCATCCCCACCAGGGTGCGCTGTCGCGTTGGACCAGCGCCGACGACGCGGCCGTGGCGCGCGCGCTCGAGGCCACCGACACCGCCCACCTCGCCGATCGGTCCGTCGACGAGCTCAGCGGCGGGCAGCGCCAGCGCGTGTGGATCGCGATGGCGCTCGCGCAGGAGACCGACGTGCTGCTGCTGGACGAGCCCACGACATTCCTCGACATCAGCCACCAGATCGACGTGCTCGACCTGCTGACCGACCTCAACCGCGACCGCGGCACGACGGTCGCGATGGTCCTGCACGACCTCAACCTCGCCGCGCGCTATGCCGACCACCTCGTGGCCATGGCGGGCGGACGCATCATCGCTGCCGGGGATCCCGGCGAGGTCCTCACGGAGGAGACCGTGCGAGAAGTCTTCGGACTCGACAGCCGCGTCGTGCCCGACCCCCTGACGGGTCGCCCCCTGATCATCCCGATCGGCCGGCACCACACGCTCGTCGAGCCCGAGCGGGCCGAGACGCGGCTCGGTTGA
- a CDS encoding siderophore-interacting protein — MTITAIRPAYRPYVAVVKEVRRLSPHFARLTFTSPDFDVFGTDRRDQRIKIVLPLSDGRLCDIGQDDPAAIDNGEWYTRWRDLPDDQRTPFRTYTVRRIDPAARELDIDFVLHHDAGPAGAWAETAAPGDSILVVGPDARSPESAQGIDFHPGTARRLLLAGDETAAPAICAILEGLPAGMDVDAFIEVPTVDDMLPVAAGAARTTWLPRDERPHGEALIDAVEGWANASSDLLVRAAAPRPQVVEDIDLDKELLWDSPDDGDGEFYAWIAGESSAVKVLRRMLVQGHGVDRKRVAFMGYWRAGMAERSA; from the coding sequence GTGACCATCACCGCCATACGACCCGCTTACCGTCCGTACGTCGCCGTGGTGAAGGAGGTGCGCCGACTCTCGCCCCACTTCGCGCGTCTCACGTTCACCTCACCGGACTTCGACGTGTTCGGCACCGACCGCCGCGACCAGCGCATCAAAATCGTGCTGCCTCTCAGCGACGGACGCCTCTGCGACATCGGACAGGACGACCCCGCCGCGATCGACAACGGCGAGTGGTACACGCGCTGGCGCGACCTGCCCGACGACCAGCGGACCCCCTTCCGCACGTACACGGTACGGAGGATCGACCCCGCTGCCCGCGAGCTCGACATCGACTTCGTACTGCACCACGACGCGGGCCCCGCCGGGGCCTGGGCCGAGACGGCCGCCCCTGGTGACAGCATTCTGGTGGTGGGGCCCGATGCGCGAAGCCCCGAGTCCGCCCAGGGGATCGATTTCCACCCCGGGACGGCCCGTCGGCTGCTGCTCGCGGGTGACGAGACGGCCGCCCCCGCGATCTGTGCGATTCTCGAAGGCCTCCCCGCGGGGATGGACGTCGACGCGTTCATCGAGGTGCCGACGGTCGACGACATGCTCCCGGTCGCCGCGGGAGCAGCCCGTACGACCTGGCTCCCTCGCGACGAGCGTCCGCACGGCGAGGCTCTCATCGACGCGGTCGAGGGGTGGGCGAACGCGTCGAGCGACCTCCTCGTCCGGGCGGCGGCTCCGCGCCCGCAGGTCGTCGAAGACATCGACCTCGACAAGGAACTGCTCTGGGACAGCCCCGACGACGGCGACGGGGAGTTCTACGCCTGGATCGCCGGTGAATCGTCGGCCGTGAAGGTCCTGCGCCGGATGCTCGTCCAGGGCCACGGGGTCGACCGCAAACGCGTGGCCTTCATGGGCTATTGGCGAGCGGGGATGGCCGAGCGCAGCGCGTGA
- a CDS encoding MalY/PatB family protein, whose amino-acid sequence MSVLPLQALPLEILRQRSSTKWRSYDDDVIPMFVAETDFALAPAITSALMRAVEIGDTGYTPPRPGIDTDFAAYAERRWGWRPDPTRIRWTGDVMMGVVEVLRAVTSPGDRVIVTPPVYPPFYDTVEEAGAVVERVPLVDDGQRWSLDLAGIERALAAGARSVLLCNPHNPTGTVHTRESLTSLARLAHRYGATVVSDEIHAPLTHAPSVFTPFLDAGAEAAAVGFAVTSASKTYNLAGLKCAVIVTGADETAAVVQALPWEVEWRAGLFGVIANRAAFAAESDAWLDSLLVALDDNRRLLADLLAEHLPRARYRVPDAGFLAWVDVSAYGWGDNPAPHIRREAKVALHHGPLFGTEGVGHVRINVGCAPDVLREAIQRIGELASRS is encoded by the coding sequence ATGAGCGTTCTTCCTCTCCAGGCCCTGCCGCTCGAGATCCTCCGCCAACGCAGCAGCACCAAGTGGCGCTCGTACGACGACGATGTCATCCCGATGTTCGTCGCCGAGACCGACTTCGCGCTGGCGCCCGCGATCACCTCGGCGCTCATGCGCGCCGTCGAGATCGGCGACACCGGATACACGCCGCCGCGGCCGGGGATCGACACCGACTTCGCCGCCTACGCCGAACGCCGGTGGGGGTGGCGCCCTGACCCGACGCGGATCCGCTGGACGGGCGACGTCATGATGGGCGTCGTCGAGGTGCTGCGCGCCGTGACCTCGCCGGGCGACCGCGTGATCGTCACACCGCCGGTCTACCCGCCGTTCTACGACACCGTGGAAGAGGCCGGCGCGGTCGTGGAGCGCGTGCCTCTCGTCGACGACGGACAGCGCTGGTCACTCGATCTGGCCGGCATCGAGCGGGCACTCGCGGCCGGCGCGCGCTCCGTGCTGCTGTGCAACCCGCACAACCCGACGGGAACCGTGCACACGCGGGAGTCCCTCACATCGCTCGCACGGCTCGCGCACCGGTACGGCGCGACGGTCGTCAGCGACGAGATCCACGCACCGCTCACCCACGCGCCCTCGGTCTTCACGCCCTTCCTGGATGCCGGAGCCGAGGCCGCCGCGGTCGGCTTCGCCGTGACGAGCGCGAGCAAGACCTACAACCTCGCGGGTCTGAAGTGCGCGGTGATCGTGACCGGGGCGGACGAGACGGCTGCCGTGGTGCAGGCGCTTCCGTGGGAGGTGGAGTGGCGCGCGGGACTGTTCGGCGTGATCGCCAACCGTGCGGCGTTCGCCGCCGAGAGCGACGCCTGGCTCGACAGCCTGCTCGTCGCGCTCGATGACAACCGACGCCTTCTCGCCGACCTGCTCGCCGAGCACCTGCCGCGCGCGCGGTACCGCGTACCCGACGCCGGCTTCCTGGCCTGGGTGGATGTCTCGGCCTACGGCTGGGGCGACAATCCTGCGCCGCACATCCGGCGTGAGGCGAAGGTCGCGCTGCACCACGGGCCGCTGTTCGGAACGGAGGGGGTCGGGCACGTGCGCATCAATGTCGGCTGCGCGCCGGACGTGCTGCGCGAGGCGATCCAGCGGATCGGGGAGCTCGCGTCGCGCAGCTGA
- a CDS encoding metal-sulfur cluster assembly factor, whose protein sequence is MTATLAPEKYDEVTEALKDVMDPELGINVVDLGLIYDLAWDDENDALVIHMTLTSAGCPLTDVLEEQTAQALDNVVDRFRINWVWMPPWGPERITDDGRDMMRALGFAI, encoded by the coding sequence ATGACCGCAACCCTCGCGCCCGAGAAGTACGACGAGGTCACCGAGGCCCTGAAAGACGTCATGGACCCCGAGCTGGGGATCAACGTCGTCGATCTGGGGCTCATCTACGACCTCGCGTGGGATGACGAGAACGACGCGCTCGTCATCCACATGACCCTGACGTCGGCCGGCTGCCCGCTGACCGACGTGCTCGAGGAGCAGACCGCTCAGGCCCTCGACAACGTGGTGGACCGCTTCCGGATCAACTGGGTGTGGATGCCGCCGTGGGGCCCCGAGCGGATCACCGACGACGGCCGCGACATGATGCGCGCCCTCGGCTTCGCGATCTGA
- the sufC gene encoding Fe-S cluster assembly ATPase SufC produces the protein MSVLEIRDLHVTVETENGTTPILNGVTLTMRTGETHAIMGPNGSGKSTLAYTIAGHPKYTVTSGSITLDGEDVLEMSVDERARAGLFLAMQYPVEIPGVTVTNFLRTAKTAIDGEAPAIRAWTKDVKGAMENLRMDPKFAARNVNEGFSGGEKKRHEILQLELLKPKIAVLDETDSGLDVDALKIVSEGVNRAKEQTDLGVLLITHYTRILRYIRPDFVHVVVKGRIVEEGGPELADRLEEEGYDRFLEAGTPIDA, from the coding sequence ATGTCTGTCCTCGAGATCCGCGACCTCCACGTGACGGTCGAGACGGAGAACGGTACGACCCCGATCCTCAACGGTGTGACGCTGACCATGCGCACCGGTGAGACCCACGCGATCATGGGGCCCAACGGCTCCGGCAAGTCGACCCTGGCGTACACGATCGCCGGCCACCCCAAGTACACCGTCACGAGCGGCTCCATCACCCTCGACGGTGAGGACGTTCTCGAGATGAGCGTCGACGAGCGTGCCCGTGCGGGCCTCTTCCTCGCCATGCAGTACCCGGTCGAGATCCCCGGCGTCACCGTCACCAACTTCCTGCGCACCGCCAAGACGGCCATCGACGGCGAGGCTCCGGCCATCCGCGCCTGGACCAAGGACGTCAAGGGCGCCATGGAGAACCTCCGCATGGACCCGAAGTTCGCGGCCCGCAACGTCAACGAGGGCTTCTCGGGCGGCGAGAAGAAGCGCCACGAGATCCTCCAGCTCGAGCTGCTCAAGCCCAAGATCGCGGTGCTCGACGAGACCGACTCGGGCCTCGACGTCGACGCGCTGAAGATCGTGTCCGAGGGCGTGAACCGCGCCAAGGAGCAGACCGACCTCGGCGTGCTGCTGATCACGCACTACACCCGCATCCTGCGGTACATCCGCCCCGACTTCGTGCACGTGGTCGTGAAGGGCCGGATCGTCGAAGAGGGCGGCCCCGAGCTCGCCGATCGTCTCGAGGAAGAGGGTTACGACCGTTTCCTCGAGGCCGGTACCCCGATCGACGCGTAA
- a CDS encoding non-heme iron oxygenase ferredoxin subunit yields MSATRACGLSDLTQDEAHRVEIDGVAIAVVLDGNGEVHAIGDVCTHGDISLSDGFVEGETLECWAHGSAFSLRTGRPLNLPAFEPVPVYEVVIDGDDVLIDPSVTKATA; encoded by the coding sequence GTGAGCGCCACGCGCGCCTGCGGCCTGAGCGACCTGACGCAAGACGAAGCGCACCGCGTCGAGATCGACGGCGTCGCGATCGCCGTCGTCCTCGACGGCAACGGTGAGGTCCACGCGATCGGCGACGTCTGCACCCACGGCGACATCTCGCTGTCGGACGGTTTCGTCGAGGGCGAGACGCTGGAGTGCTGGGCACACGGCTCGGCCTTCTCGCTCAGGACCGGACGCCCCCTGAACCTGCCGGCCTTCGAGCCGGTCCCCGTGTACGAGGTCGTGATCGACGGAGACGACGTGCTCATCGATCCTTCCGTCACCAAGGCGACGGCCTGA